A genomic window from Lotus japonicus ecotype B-129 chromosome 1, LjGifu_v1.2 includes:
- the LOC130723012 gene encoding protein MAINTENANCE OF MERISTEMS-like, producing MKGGRKRSRHASTSEDPADRHERLHASTRRGDHIAATQAVEASAPSPSPSATPVEAPLATPAPSATPVGAPSATPAPSATRAPAELDPAPLSPMAELPRQETSSSEPSGEESSSSSELSGEEEEPLILQEEIDAADVMPDVVPEGGAEGGADDDLIQRVAPFPGGPEDLSLLAHYPDHKAPWTWQALLRTDPRYVDRRTLRVATVGGKVWNLPCDGDSEAHTHVRQLLQQMGLYHLPWCGLPETDPAVVLALVERWHEETRSRFYTPGRGERDEVAALCAQLLGGSVAAYLAEFEAAGGQNIRFITLKTMYTSAMDGGRYEDAARIWLVNQLGATLFASKSGGYHTTVYWIGMLEDLGRVSEYAWGAIALASLYEQLSRASRRKTAQIGGFTSLVLSWAYEYISSSVIIRTEVPGYTQDQPRAQRWSTSRIAHSGLDERRVMLDELTVDDITWTSFEDHRDVRPRDPRALYSGYIRTPYGRSVSRHLPERVMRQFGFIQDIPRHPSEIQTTGSLAETTDAAYAEFEPHLRPQGIPATYPGEAVEGYMRWYSRVSHVFIIPEDRREELSAVSAIRRGVEFLEQSLEVPGALALGTQPRILTERALDLF from the exons atgaagggcgggagGAAGAGGTCACGACATGCTTCTACTAGTGAGGATCCAGCGGATCGACACGagcgcttgcatgcttctacCAGGCGCGGCGACCATATTGCAGCCACTCAGGCggtagaggcttcagctccGTCTCCATCCCCATCTGCTACTCCGGTCGAGGCTCCGTTAGCTACCCCGGCTCCATCTGCTACTCCGGTCGGGGCTCCGTCAGCTACCCCCGCTCCGTCTGCTACTAGGGCTCCGGCTGAGCTGGACCCTGCTCCGTTGTCTCCGATGGCTGAGTTACCTCGTCaggagacatcttcttctgAGCCTAGTGGCGaggagtcttcttcttcttctgagcttagtggtgaggaggaggagcctcttattctgcaggaggagattgatgctgctgatgtTATGCCAGATGTGGTGCCAGAGGGCGGTGCAGAGGGCGGTGCGGATGACGACCTCATCCAGAGGGTGGCACCGTTTCCCGGGGGGCCTGAGGATCTGTCGCTTCTTGCGCATTATCCTGACCACAAGGCTCCTTGGACGTGGCAGGCACTTCTTCGCACAGACCCGCGGTACGTGGACCGTCGGACATTGAGGGTGGCCACTGTTGGGGGGAAGGTATGGAACCTCCCCTGTGATGGCGATTCAGAGGCCCACACACATGTGCGACAGCTGCTGCAGCAGATGGGTTTGTATCACCTGCCTTGGTGCGGGTTACCGGAGACAGACCCAGCTGTCGTACTGGCCCTTGttgagagatggcatgaggagacga ggtcgaggttctacactCCGGGCAGAGGGGAGCGAGACGAGGTTGCAGCGCTCTGCGCCCAGCtcctgggaggatctgttgctgCTTATCTGGCTGAGTTTGAGGCGGCAGGTGGCCAGAACATTCGGTTcattactctgaagaccatgtacacgtctgctatggatg ggggacgctatgaggatgctgctaggatctggctggtgaaccagcttggtGCCACCCTCTTTGCCAGCAAGAGTGGTGGTTACCACACTACTGTCTACTGGATCGGGATGCTTGAGGACCTCGGTCGCGTGTCGGAGTACGCGTGGGGTGCGATTGCGCTGGCTTCGTTGTACGAACAGCTGAGTCGTGCATCCCGCAGGAAGACAGCGCAGATCGGTGGGTTCACCTCCCTCGTGCTGTCATGGGCGTATGAGTACATATCCAGCAGCGTCATTATCAGGACGGAGGTCCCCGGCTAcacacaggaccagcctagggcgcagcggtggtccacgtctcggatcgcgcattccggactcgatgagagacgagtcatgctcgatgagcttacagtggatgatatcacatggacctcttttgaggaccatcgagatgttcgaccgcgggatcccagggccctctattccggctacatccggacaccttacggccggtctgtgagccgacatctaccagagcgggttatgcgccagtttggcttcatacaggacatccctcgacacccctctgagatccagacgacggggtcccttgctgagaccacagatgctgcctatgctgagtttgagccgcacctccgccctcaggggatacctgctacatatccgggagaggcggtggagggttacatgaggtggtatagcagagtgtcacatgtgttcatcatccctgaggataggagggaggagcttagtgccgtg tCTGCCATACGTAGGGGTGTGGAGTTTTTGGAGCAGTCCCTGGAGGTGCCAGGTGCTCTTGCTCTAGGGACACAGCCCCGGATCCTCACGGAGAGGGCGCTCGATCTCTTTTGA
- the LOC130730064 gene encoding CDPK-related kinase 7-like, with protein MGLCHGKPIETTRHHEGAAANPEFPNANEILPLPPSTHSTKSSKFQFFSPSPLPSFFKNSPANSSVSSTPLRIFKRPFPPPSPAKHIRALLARRHGSVKPNEASIPEGSECEVGLDKSFGFSKNFLAHYELGQEVGRGHFGYTCAAKGKKGSFKGHDVAVKVIPKSKMTTAIAIEDVRREVKILRALTGHKNLVQFYEAYEDDENVYIVMELCKGGELLDKILSRGGKYSEEDARVVMTQILSVVAYCHLQGVVHRDLKPENFLFASEDENSSLKAIDFGLSDYVKPDERLNDIVGSAYYVAPEVLHRSYGTEGDMWSIGVIAYILLCGSRPFWARTESGIFRAVLKADPSFDEAPWPSLSADAIDFVKRLLNKDYRKRLTAAQALSHPWLVSHSDDIKIPFDMIIHKLVKAYICSSSLRKSALGALAKTLTLVQLAYLREQFTLLGPNKNGLISMQNFKTAILRSATDASKDSRVLDYVTMISSIQYRKLDFEEFCAAAISVHQLEGMDTWEQHARRAYELFEKDGNRPIMIEELASELGLSPSVPIHVVLQDWIRHSDGKLSFLGFVRLLHGVSSRTFQKA; from the exons ATGGGACTCTGCCATGGAAAACCCATTGAAACCACAAGACATCATGAAGGTGCAGCAGCAAACCCAGAATTCCCAAATGCCAACGAGATTCTTCCACTGCCACCATCTACTCACAGCACAAAATCCTCCAAGTTTCAATTCTTCAGTCCAAGTCCCTTGCCGAGTTTCTTCAAGAACTCGCCGGCGAACTCCAGTGTGAGCTCAACGCCTCTACGCATCTTCAAGCGGCCGTTTCCGCCTCCTTCGCCGGCGAAGCATATCCGGGCCTTGCTGGCCCGGCGACATGGGTCGGTGAAGCCTAATGAGGCTTCTATCCCTGAAGGGAGTGAGTGTGAGGTTGGGTTGGATAAGAGCTTTGGATTCTCCAAGAACTTCTTGGCTCATTATGAGCTTGGACAGGAAGTGGGGCGTGGCCATTTTGGTTACACTTGTGCTGCCAAGGGGAAGAAGGGTAGCTTCAAGGGTCATGATGTTGCTGTCAAAGTCATTCCAAAATCTAAG ATGACAACAGCAATTGCTATAGAGGATGTAAGGAGAGAAGTAAAGATATTGCGAGCTCTAACTGGGCATAAGAATCTGGTGCAATTCTATGAAGCCTATGAAGATGACGAAAATGTTTATATAGTTATGGA GTTATGCAAAGGAGGGGAACTGCTGGATAAGATTCTTTCCAG GGGTGGAAAGTACTCGGAAGAGGATGCCAGAGTTGTTATGACTCAGATATTAAGTGTTGTAGCTTACTGTCACCTGCAAGGTGTTGTTCACCGTGATCTCAAGCCAGAG AATTTTCTCTTTGCTTCTGAGGATGAAAATTCCTCATTGAAGGCAATTGATTTTGGACTGTCTGACTATGTAAAGCCAG ATGAGAGGTTAAATGATATTGTTGGAAGTGCATATTATGTTGCTCCTGAAGTTCTGCATAGATCTTATGGGACAGAAGGAGATATGTGGAGCATTGGTGTAATTGCTTATATACTTTTATGTGGAAGCCGACCTTTTTGGGCCAGGACAGAATCTGGCATATTCCGGGCTGTCTTGAAGGCAGATCCAAGTTTTGATGAAGCTCCTTGGCCTTCTTTATCGGCTGATGCGATAGATTTTGTAAAGAGGCTGTTGAATAAAGATTATCGGAAAAGACTAACTGCAGCTCAGGCTCTCA GTCATCCATGGCTGGTGAGTCACAGTGATGATATCAAAATACCCTTTGATATGATAATCCACAAGCTTGTTAAAGCATACATATGCTCATCTTCTTTACGCAAATCAGCGTTAGGG GCTCTTGCAAAGACATTAACATTAGTGCAGCTAGCATATCTCAGAGAACAATTTACTCTTCTGGGGCCAAACAAAAATGGATTAATCTCAATGCAGAACTTCAAAACG GCTATTTTAAGGAGCGCCACTGATGCCTCCAAGGATTCACGGGTCTTAGATTATGTGACCATG ATTAGTTCAATCCAATATCGGAAAttggattttgaggaattttgtGCTGCTGCTATAAGTGTCCATCAACTAGAAGGAATGGACACCTGGGAGCAACATGCAAGGCGTGCCTATGAGCTGTTTGAAAAGGATGGAAATAGACCAATTATGATTGAAGAGCTTGCCTCG GAACTTGGGCTTAGCCCATCAGTACCTATTCATGTGGTACTCCAAGACTGGATAAGACACTCAGATGGGAAGCTAAGTTTCTTGGGGTTTGTCAGACTCCTGCATGGAGTTTCTTCTCGCACATTTCAGAAGGCTTAA